From a single Loigolactobacillus coryniformis subsp. coryniformis KCTC 3167 = DSM 20001 genomic region:
- a CDS encoding M20 family metallopeptidase, protein MDPVTLLTSQLVKINSSDPGAYEGTIGDFVTKWLRVNAPTATIEQDAVLPQRYNIRAVLPGKIAHPALVYICHLDTVVLGSDWQKSTPLAGKINAERLYGRGACDMKSGLACALSAFAAIAKQVAAGKQLMRNLVLIATVDEEDYMRGVEQAIATNWVTATDWVLDGEPTNGQIRMAHKGRTWLKLTTQGITAHASTPEKGIDAVAALAAIITKARDAIAALPTHTKLGRSTITFGLIKGGYRPYVVPDHAQVWIDLRLVPPLNTQQVLTIFKQIIATTKQQYPGLNVELTIDGDRPPIEENLASPLLLNLKKAITAVTKTTAQVGVFTGYTDTAVIAGQLNNHNCLSYGPGNLELAHKPDEYVDLADIARCYQVLLKLAEQNLTA, encoded by the coding sequence ATGGATCCAGTTACACTTCTAACCAGTCAATTAGTCAAAATAAATAGTTCTGATCCTGGCGCTTATGAAGGTACCATTGGTGACTTTGTCACTAAATGGTTGCGCGTTAATGCGCCAACAGCAACGATTGAACAAGACGCCGTTTTACCCCAACGCTATAATATTCGAGCAGTTCTACCAGGAAAAATCGCGCACCCGGCACTAGTCTACATTTGTCACCTGGATACAGTTGTACTGGGCAGTGATTGGCAAAAAAGTACACCACTGGCAGGTAAAATAAACGCTGAACGCTTATACGGTCGTGGTGCGTGTGATATGAAAAGCGGCCTAGCTTGTGCGCTGAGTGCTTTTGCTGCAATCGCCAAACAAGTGGCTGCTGGTAAACAATTAATGCGTAATTTAGTTTTGATTGCTACAGTTGATGAAGAAGACTATATGCGCGGCGTCGAACAGGCAATTGCCACTAATTGGGTCACTGCCACAGACTGGGTTTTAGATGGTGAACCGACTAACGGCCAAATTCGCATGGCTCACAAAGGTCGTACTTGGCTTAAATTGACCACGCAGGGAATCACCGCACACGCTAGTACCCCCGAGAAAGGAATTGATGCTGTGGCAGCACTGGCGGCAATCATCACTAAGGCCCGTGACGCGATTGCGGCGTTACCAACGCACACTAAGCTTGGTAGGTCGACGATCACATTTGGACTGATCAAAGGTGGCTATCGACCTTATGTTGTTCCAGATCATGCACAAGTCTGGATCGACCTACGTTTAGTCCCACCGCTAAATACGCAACAGGTACTGACTATTTTCAAACAAATCATTGCAACCACTAAACAACAATATCCAGGTTTAAACGTTGAGTTAACAATTGATGGTGATCGACCACCAATTGAAGAAAATCTAGCCAGTCCGCTTTTGTTGAATCTGAAAAAAGCGATCACTGCTGTCACAAAGACAACAGCTCAAGTTGGTGTGTTCACCGGTTATACCGATACGGCCGTGATCGCCGGGCAATTAAATAACCACAATTGCCTGTCATACGGTCCCGGTAATTTAGAGTTGGCCCACAAACCCGATGAATACGTTGACCTTGCCGATATTGCTCGTTGTTATCAGGTTTTATTAAAACTGGCTGAACAAAATTTAACCGCTTAA